A genomic stretch from Microbacterium proteolyticum includes:
- a CDS encoding alanine racemase, protein MSAVYRVDLEAFARNLVRVREAVAPATHMLVVKDDAYAHGLEVLVRRAWDEGVRWFGAFDVVTGSAVRAVVGPEARIFVWLLGGADDLAAGVAADLDLGIGDEALLDDLATLPPAPARVHLKIDTGLHRNGIRPERWNAALARTAGLVAEGRAVLEGIWSHISEASDADDDDARALFLAARDAARAAGLTPRYSHLAASAAGFARGEFREDLVRVGAFSYGIRPAGGPGEADLGIEPIAGLVACVVAVDAAGAHLDVGGLHGLPSALSGRFDVATPGGPRRVEAIGATSTAIAPWDDARVGDEVVVFGRGGLHSATDLAERIDTIGEEIALRVSPSLPREYVH, encoded by the coding sequence GTGAGTGCGGTGTACCGCGTCGACCTCGAGGCCTTCGCCCGCAACCTCGTCCGCGTGCGCGAGGCCGTCGCGCCCGCCACGCACATGCTCGTCGTCAAGGACGACGCGTACGCCCACGGGCTCGAGGTACTGGTCCGCCGGGCCTGGGACGAGGGCGTGCGCTGGTTCGGAGCATTCGACGTCGTCACCGGCTCCGCCGTGCGCGCCGTCGTCGGGCCCGAGGCACGGATCTTCGTCTGGCTCCTCGGCGGAGCCGACGATCTGGCGGCCGGTGTCGCGGCCGACCTCGACCTCGGCATCGGCGACGAGGCGCTGCTCGACGATCTGGCGACGCTCCCGCCCGCCCCGGCCCGCGTCCACCTCAAGATCGACACGGGGCTGCATCGCAACGGCATCCGTCCCGAACGCTGGAACGCCGCCCTCGCCCGCACCGCGGGCCTCGTCGCCGAGGGGCGCGCAGTGCTCGAGGGGATCTGGTCGCACATCTCCGAAGCCTCGGATGCCGACGACGACGACGCCCGCGCTCTCTTCCTCGCTGCGCGCGACGCGGCCCGCGCGGCAGGCCTCACGCCCCGCTACTCGCACCTGGCCGCCAGCGCGGCCGGCTTCGCACGCGGTGAGTTCCGGGAGGACCTCGTGCGGGTGGGGGCGTTCTCGTACGGCATCCGTCCCGCCGGGGGCCCGGGCGAAGCGGATCTGGGTATCGAGCCGATCGCGGGCCTGGTCGCGTGCGTCGTCGCGGTCGATGCCGCCGGCGCGCACCTCGATGTCGGCGGGCTGCACGGCCTCCCGAGCGCGCTGAGCGGCCGCTTCGACGTCGCCACCCCGGGTGGTCCCCGCCGCGTCGAGGCGATCGGCGCCACCTCGACCGCCATCGCCCCGTGGGATGACGCCCGCGTCGGAGACGAGGTCGTCGTGTTCGGTCGGGGAGGCCTGCACAGCGCGACCGACCTGGCGGAACGGATCGACACGATCGGCGAGGAGATCGCGCTGCGCGTATCGCCCTCGCTCCCTCGCGAATACGTGCACTGA
- a CDS encoding DUF7455 domain-containing protein: MTTTTAPEASVLDHRLTAADRCDSCGAQAYIAAEVNGSELLFCAHHGRKYEEKLRSVATSWHDETARLTTAD, from the coding sequence ATGACCACCACGACTGCACCCGAAGCGTCTGTCCTCGACCACCGCCTGACGGCGGCGGATCGCTGCGACTCCTGCGGCGCTCAGGCCTACATCGCCGCCGAGGTCAACGGCAGCGAACTGCTGTTCTGCGCGCACCACGGCCGCAAGTACGAAGAGAAGCTCCGCAGCGTCGCCACCTCGTGGCACGACGAGACGGCGCGTCTCACCACCGCCGACTGA
- a CDS encoding alanine racemase C-terminal domain-containing protein, which translates to MTSTLPARTSGAGGVAPLALVSETALRRNAPGATGGVDDVLAADAWGHGAAWVASVLSDLEMDAAGLDAARLFGLPGSGAEPVLSLRGRALGTKPLLRGEGVSYGYTHRASRDTTVALVTGGYAQGVVRALGNAATVSVDGRRHPIVGRVAMDVCVVDVGETTVDRGTEVVFFGDPAHGHPSLHEWTDATGWSAAEIIAVVGARADRRVTT; encoded by the coding sequence GTGACCTCCACGCTCCCCGCTCGCACGTCCGGGGCCGGGGGAGTGGCACCGCTGGCGCTGGTGTCCGAGACCGCGCTGCGACGCAATGCTCCGGGCGCGACAGGCGGCGTCGACGACGTTCTCGCCGCCGACGCCTGGGGCCACGGCGCTGCGTGGGTGGCATCCGTCCTCTCTGATCTCGAGATGGATGCCGCGGGCCTCGACGCAGCGCGCCTGTTCGGTCTGCCGGGATCCGGTGCAGAGCCGGTGCTGTCGCTGCGCGGCCGCGCCCTGGGCACCAAGCCGCTGCTGCGGGGCGAGGGCGTCTCGTACGGCTACACGCATCGGGCATCGCGCGACACGACGGTCGCGCTGGTGACGGGTGGCTACGCGCAAGGTGTCGTCCGCGCCCTCGGCAACGCCGCGACGGTCTCGGTGGACGGTCGCCGGCACCCCATCGTCGGCCGCGTGGCGATGGACGTCTGCGTCGTCGACGTCGGCGAGACCACCGTCGACCGCGGCACGGAGGTGGTCTTCTTCGGCGACCCGGCCCACGGGCACCCTTCGCTACACGAGTGGACGGATGCCACAGGCTGGAGCGCGGCCGAGATCATCGCCGTCGTGGGCGCACGTGCCGATCGCCGGGTGACCACGTGA
- a CDS encoding RNA polymerase sigma factor — protein sequence MAGTTTKTRSRSAKDTELEDSEETVTASTKTTAKKAPAKKAPAKAKAAPAKAKTKAADDDLEDDEEVDEEGDVDLEADDNDDVEDSDDAGKTDAKKSDDDEDEDAPAKPAEALPQGAIVISSSDEDDVPVYSAQITGATADPVKDYLKQIGKVPLLNAAEEVELAMRIEAGLFAEEKLSNMSAAEKTSQLGLDLQWVARDGQRAKSHLLGANLRLVVSLAKRYTGRGMQFLDLIQEGNLGLIRAVEKFDYTKGFKFSTYATWWIRQAITRAMADQARTIRIPVHMVEVINKLARVQRQMLQDLGREPTPEELSRELDMTPEKVIEVQKYGREPISLHTPLGEDGDSEFGDLIEDTEAVVPADAVGFTMLQRQLESLLDSLSEREAGVIRMRFGLGDGQPKTLDQIGDTFGVTRERIRQIESKTMAKLRHPSRSQSLRDYLE from the coding sequence GTGGCAGGCACGACAACCAAGACCCGCTCCCGGAGTGCGAAGGACACCGAGCTCGAGGACTCCGAGGAGACCGTGACGGCGTCGACGAAGACGACTGCGAAGAAGGCTCCGGCCAAGAAGGCCCCCGCCAAGGCGAAGGCCGCGCCTGCCAAGGCGAAGACCAAGGCCGCCGACGACGACCTCGAAGATGACGAGGAGGTCGACGAAGAGGGCGACGTCGACCTCGAGGCCGATGACAACGACGACGTCGAAGACAGCGACGACGCCGGCAAGACCGACGCGAAGAAGTCCGACGACGACGAAGACGAAGACGCTCCTGCCAAGCCCGCCGAGGCGTTGCCGCAGGGCGCGATCGTCATCTCCTCCAGCGACGAGGACGACGTCCCGGTCTACTCGGCGCAGATCACCGGCGCCACCGCCGACCCGGTCAAGGACTACCTCAAGCAGATCGGTAAAGTCCCGCTGCTGAACGCGGCCGAAGAGGTCGAGCTCGCCATGCGTATCGAGGCGGGCCTGTTCGCCGAAGAGAAGCTGTCGAACATGTCGGCGGCGGAGAAGACGAGCCAGCTCGGTCTCGACCTGCAGTGGGTCGCCCGTGACGGTCAGCGCGCCAAGAGCCACCTGCTGGGTGCCAACCTCCGTCTCGTCGTCTCGCTCGCCAAGCGCTACACGGGCCGCGGCATGCAGTTCTTGGATCTGATCCAGGAGGGCAACCTGGGCCTCATCCGCGCCGTGGAGAAGTTCGACTACACCAAGGGCTTCAAGTTCTCGACCTACGCCACCTGGTGGATCCGTCAGGCCATCACGCGCGCCATGGCCGACCAGGCCCGCACCATCCGCATCCCCGTGCACATGGTCGAGGTCATCAACAAGCTCGCGCGCGTGCAGCGCCAGATGCTGCAGGACCTCGGTCGCGAACCCACCCCGGAAGAGCTCAGCCGTGAGCTCGACATGACCCCCGAGAAGGTCATCGAGGTGCAGAAGTACGGGCGCGAGCCCATCTCGCTGCACACGCCTCTCGGTGAGGACGGCGACAGCGAGTTCGGCGATCTCATCGAGGACACCGAGGCGGTCGTTCCGGCTGACGCCGTGGGCTTCACGATGCTGCAGCGTCAGCTCGAATCGCTCCTCGACTCGCTCAGCGAGCGCGAGGCGGGCGTCATCCGCATGCGCTTCGGCCTCGGCGACGGTCAGCCCAAGACCCTCGACCAGATCGGCGACACGTTCGGCGTCACGCGCGAGCGCATCCGTCAGATCGAGTCGAAGACCATGGCGAAGCTGCGTCACCCCAGCCGCTCGCAGTCGCTCCGGGACTACCTCGAATGA
- a CDS encoding DNA gyrase/topoisomerase IV subunit B, with the protein MTSEYSAHHLQVLEGLEAVRKRPGMYIGSTDSRGLMHCLWEIIDNSVDEALAGHGSRIDIVLHADGSVEVRDRARGIPVDVEPRTGLTGVEVVFTKLHAGGKFGGGSYAASGGLHGVGASVVNALSERLDVEVDRGGKTYAMSFHRGEPGTFAGDGPDSPFTPFERSSELRVVGKAPRGVTGTRIRYWADRQIFTKDAAFGHDELVQRVRQTAFLVPGLEIVVLDDRAEERIETSYRFDGGISEFADFLAPDAAITDTWRLTGTGTFSETVPVLQPGGSMVPTEVQRECEVDIAVRWGTGYDTTSRSFVNIIATPKGGTHQQGFEQGLMKVLRAQVEQNARKLKVGNDKVEKDDLLAGLTAVLTVRLPEPQFEGQTKEVLGTPAVRQIVASVVQKELAARFASVKRDDKTQTALLLEKIVSEMKARISARTHKETQRRKNALESSSLPSKLVDCRSNDVENSELFIVEGNSALGTARDARNSEYQALLPIRGKILNTQKASISDMLSNAECASIIQVIGAGSGRSFDLSAARYGKIILMSDADVDGAHIRTLLLTLFFRYMRPLVEAGRVFAAVPPLHRVIVMNPGSKPNETIYTYSEQELHALLARLKKSNKRWQEPIQRYKGLGEMDADQLATTTMDRAGRTLRRVQVEHIERAAEVFDLLMGSEVAPRREFIIDSSDRLARESIDV; encoded by the coding sequence GTGACGTCCGAGTACTCCGCCCACCACCTGCAGGTCCTCGAGGGCCTCGAAGCCGTGCGCAAGCGCCCGGGGATGTACATCGGCTCCACCGACTCCCGCGGCCTCATGCACTGCCTCTGGGAGATCATCGACAACTCCGTCGACGAGGCTCTCGCCGGCCACGGCTCGCGCATCGACATCGTCTTGCACGCCGACGGCAGCGTCGAGGTGCGCGACCGTGCCCGCGGCATCCCGGTCGATGTGGAGCCCCGCACCGGTCTCACCGGTGTCGAGGTCGTCTTCACCAAGCTGCACGCCGGCGGCAAGTTCGGCGGCGGCTCGTACGCGGCATCCGGTGGTCTGCACGGCGTGGGCGCGTCGGTCGTGAACGCGCTGTCGGAGCGCCTCGACGTCGAGGTCGACCGCGGTGGCAAGACGTACGCCATGTCATTCCACCGCGGAGAGCCCGGAACCTTCGCGGGAGACGGCCCCGACTCGCCGTTCACACCGTTCGAACGCAGCAGCGAGCTGCGCGTGGTCGGCAAGGCACCGCGAGGGGTGACGGGGACGCGGATCCGCTACTGGGCCGACCGGCAGATCTTCACGAAGGATGCCGCCTTCGGCCACGACGAGCTCGTCCAGCGCGTGCGCCAGACGGCCTTCCTCGTGCCGGGGCTCGAGATCGTCGTGCTCGACGACCGCGCCGAGGAGCGCATCGAGACGAGCTACCGCTTCGACGGCGGGATCTCGGAGTTCGCCGACTTCCTCGCACCCGACGCCGCGATCACCGACACGTGGCGTCTCACCGGCACCGGCACCTTCAGCGAGACGGTGCCCGTTCTGCAGCCGGGCGGCTCCATGGTCCCCACCGAGGTGCAGCGGGAGTGCGAGGTCGACATCGCGGTGCGATGGGGCACCGGCTACGACACCACGTCGCGGTCCTTCGTCAACATCATCGCCACGCCCAAGGGCGGCACGCACCAGCAGGGCTTCGAGCAGGGCCTGATGAAGGTGCTGCGGGCCCAGGTCGAGCAGAACGCCCGCAAGCTCAAGGTCGGCAACGACAAGGTCGAGAAAGACGACCTGCTCGCGGGGCTCACCGCTGTGCTGACCGTGCGCCTCCCCGAACCGCAGTTCGAGGGTCAGACCAAAGAGGTGCTCGGCACTCCGGCCGTGCGCCAGATCGTGGCATCCGTCGTCCAGAAAGAACTCGCGGCGCGGTTCGCCTCCGTCAAGCGCGACGACAAGACGCAGACCGCCCTGCTGCTCGAGAAGATCGTGTCCGAGATGAAGGCACGGATCTCGGCGCGCACGCACAAAGAGACGCAGCGCCGGAAGAACGCGCTGGAATCGTCGTCGCTTCCGTCGAAGCTCGTCGACTGCCGCTCGAACGACGTCGAGAACTCCGAGCTGTTCATCGTCGAGGGGAACTCCGCGCTCGGCACCGCACGCGATGCCCGCAACAGCGAGTATCAGGCGCTGCTGCCCATCCGCGGCAAGATCCTCAACACGCAGAAGGCCTCGATCAGCGACATGCTCTCGAACGCCGAGTGCGCCTCGATCATCCAGGTGATCGGCGCCGGCTCCGGGCGCTCGTTCGACCTCAGCGCGGCCCGCTACGGCAAGATCATCCTGATGAGCGACGCCGACGTCGATGGAGCGCACATCCGCACGCTGCTCCTCACGCTGTTCTTCCGCTACATGCGTCCGCTCGTGGAAGCCGGACGGGTGTTCGCCGCGGTTCCCCCGTTGCACCGCGTGATCGTGATGAACCCGGGGTCGAAGCCGAACGAGACGATCTACACCTACAGCGAGCAGGAGCTCCACGCCCTCCTCGCCCGGCTGAAGAAGTCGAACAAGCGCTGGCAGGAACCCATTCAGCGGTACAAGGGCCTCGGAGAGATGGATGCCGACCAGCTCGCGACCACCACGATGGACCGCGCCGGCCGCACCCTTCGCCGGGTGCAGGTGGAACACATCGAGCGGGCAGCCGAGGTGTTCGACCTGTTGATGGGCAGCGAGGTCGCACCCCGGCGCGAGTTCATCATCGACTCGAGCGACCGGCTGGCCCGGGAGAGCATCGACGTCTGA
- a CDS encoding coenzyme F420-0:L-glutamate ligase produces MSGEANAGKALTRTVEGTSYARIPIRTRVVMPGDDLDAFILEYAKDAVQPGDLLFVTEKIVAITQGRSYKLDAIKPRKLALFLSKYVTRTPYGIGLGMPETMEMALRECGTPRILVAAAVSAVTKSFGRKGDFYRIAGDKARAIDGPTSGTIPPYNQAVVLGPERPREVAARLKSLLGGDLQVAVVDINDLGGNILGSTLDKAGEKRLVAILKDNPLGQGHESTPLGIVRHN; encoded by the coding sequence ATGAGCGGCGAGGCCAACGCCGGCAAGGCGCTCACCCGTACCGTCGAGGGCACCTCGTACGCCCGTATCCCGATCCGCACGCGGGTCGTCATGCCGGGCGACGACCTCGACGCGTTCATCCTCGAATACGCGAAGGATGCCGTGCAGCCGGGCGACCTGCTGTTCGTCACCGAGAAGATCGTCGCGATCACGCAGGGCCGCTCGTACAAGCTCGACGCGATCAAGCCCCGCAAGCTCGCGCTGTTCCTGTCGAAGTACGTCACGCGTACGCCGTACGGCATCGGTCTCGGCATGCCCGAGACGATGGAGATGGCGCTGCGCGAGTGCGGAACGCCCCGCATCCTCGTCGCGGCGGCCGTCTCGGCCGTGACGAAGAGCTTCGGCCGCAAGGGCGACTTCTACCGCATCGCCGGAGACAAGGCCCGCGCGATCGACGGCCCGACCAGCGGCACCATCCCGCCCTACAACCAGGCCGTCGTGCTCGGTCCGGAGCGTCCGCGCGAGGTGGCTGCCCGCCTGAAGTCGCTGCTCGGCGGCGATCTGCAGGTGGCCGTGGTCGACATCAACGACCTGGGCGGCAACATCCTCGGCTCGACGCTCGACAAGGCCGGCGAGAAGCGTCTCGTTGCGATCCTGAAGGACAACCCGCTGGGCCAGGGCCACGAGTCCACGCCGCTCGGAATCGTCCGTCACAACTGA
- a CDS encoding proteasome assembly chaperone family protein, which translates to MPAYAPLYDRAPAAPPVPSGLPLVIALTGFTDAGGAVTRLVEYFRNDLDPNPLVVFDNDVLLDYRARRPLITFVEDHLTDYRPARLELSLAHDSLGHAFLLLAGYEPDFLWEAFAESVLELAAGLQVASVTWVHAIPMPVPHTRPIGTTVSGTRPDLAEAHSVWRPHTQVPSTAGHLLEYRFAEAGAKVAGFALLVPHYLGDTEYPAAALAALDSLTVATGLVFSGEVLRDENREFLTKVTEQVEASDELTRMLENLEERYDAYMAGSTQATPIIHTGDLPSADELAAELERFLATRPGDDDRRGKLG; encoded by the coding sequence ATGCCCGCATACGCACCGCTGTACGACCGTGCCCCCGCGGCGCCGCCCGTGCCGTCGGGCCTGCCGCTCGTGATCGCCCTCACCGGATTCACCGACGCCGGTGGCGCGGTGACGCGTCTGGTCGAGTACTTCCGCAACGATCTCGACCCCAACCCGCTCGTCGTCTTCGACAACGACGTCCTGCTCGATTACCGCGCACGGCGCCCGCTCATCACGTTCGTCGAAGATCACCTGACCGACTACCGTCCGGCTCGCCTGGAGCTCTCGCTCGCCCACGACTCGCTCGGACACGCGTTCCTCCTCCTGGCGGGGTACGAGCCCGACTTCCTTTGGGAAGCCTTCGCCGAGTCGGTCCTGGAACTCGCCGCGGGGCTCCAGGTCGCCTCGGTGACCTGGGTGCATGCGATTCCCATGCCGGTGCCGCACACCCGGCCGATCGGCACCACGGTCAGCGGAACCCGCCCCGATCTCGCCGAGGCTCACTCCGTCTGGCGTCCGCATACCCAGGTGCCCTCCACCGCCGGGCACCTGTTGGAATACCGCTTCGCGGAAGCCGGCGCCAAGGTCGCCGGTTTCGCGCTGCTCGTTCCCCACTATCTGGGGGACACGGAGTATCCGGCGGCCGCCCTGGCCGCCCTCGACAGCCTCACCGTCGCCACCGGCCTGGTGTTCTCGGGTGAAGTGCTGCGCGATGAGAACCGTGAGTTCCTCACCAAGGTCACCGAGCAGGTCGAGGCGAGCGACGAGCTCACGCGCATGCTCGAGAACCTGGAAGAGCGCTACGACGCCTATATGGCGGGCTCGACGCAGGCGACGCCGATCATCCACACGGGCGATCTGCCGAGCGCCGATGAGCTCGCCGCTGAACTGGAGCGCTTCCTCGCGACTCGACCCGGCGACGACGACCGTCGCGGCAAGCTCGGCTGA
- a CDS encoding sugar-transfer associated ATP-grasp domain-containing protein, translating to MPSQGFSPVTRLRYLADRARRIDVGSVIERAKEASAQHGKSMPLVVADMLFQAGVKNVGFQDYIDYDFAILTPAERATYMTHPVSNQISQKYDHPDYRGIFQDKVAFDRRFSDFLRRDWMVVDADNADDLRAFTERLGTIVTKEPVGQAGTGVHRYHAAEVEDWTEFHRGLLERGEILVEEVIRQHDDLAAVCPGTVNTTRVTAFFDGEKTHILAMAQKFGRGAVSDQMTFGGFYTMLDENGHAVGAGYDSHGHVHELHPDSGVRIADFQLPMIDEVKAFVDQVARVVPQVQYVGWDIVVGPDGPVLVEGNWGAGVYENKPSVTGIRTGHKPRYRAAIGF from the coding sequence ATGCCAAGCCAGGGCTTCTCCCCCGTCACCCGCCTTCGCTACCTCGCCGACCGCGCCCGCCGCATCGACGTGGGCTCGGTGATCGAGCGGGCCAAAGAGGCCTCGGCGCAGCACGGCAAGTCGATGCCGCTCGTCGTGGCCGACATGCTCTTCCAGGCCGGCGTGAAGAACGTGGGTTTCCAGGACTACATCGACTACGACTTCGCGATCCTGACCCCGGCCGAACGTGCGACCTACATGACGCACCCCGTGTCGAACCAGATCTCGCAGAAGTACGACCACCCCGACTACCGCGGCATCTTCCAGGACAAGGTGGCCTTCGACCGCCGTTTCAGCGACTTCCTGCGTCGAGACTGGATGGTGGTGGATGCCGACAATGCCGACGATCTGCGCGCATTCACCGAGCGCCTCGGCACCATCGTCACCAAGGAGCCGGTCGGCCAGGCTGGAACCGGTGTACACCGCTACCATGCGGCCGAGGTCGAGGACTGGACCGAGTTCCACCGCGGACTCCTGGAGCGCGGCGAGATCCTCGTCGAGGAGGTCATCCGCCAGCACGACGACCTCGCCGCCGTCTGCCCCGGCACGGTCAACACCACGCGCGTGACAGCCTTCTTCGACGGTGAGAAGACGCACATCCTGGCGATGGCGCAGAAGTTCGGCCGCGGTGCGGTCAGCGACCAGATGACCTTCGGCGGCTTCTACACGATGCTCGACGAGAACGGCCACGCCGTCGGCGCCGGCTACGACTCGCACGGGCACGTGCACGAGCTGCACCCCGATTCGGGGGTGCGCATCGCCGACTTCCAGCTGCCGATGATCGACGAGGTCAAGGCGTTCGTCGATCAGGTCGCGCGCGTCGTGCCGCAGGTGCAGTACGTCGGCTGGGACATCGTCGTCGGCCCGGACGGCCCCGTGCTCGTCGAGGGCAACTGGGGCGCGGGCGTGTACGAGAACAAGCCGAGCGTCACCGGCATCCGCACCGGTCACAAGCCCCGCTACCGGGCAGCCATCGGCTTCTGA